A window of Rhizobium sp. CC-YZS058 genomic DNA:
ATCGTTCGCTGGAACATCCTCGACACCAAGAGCCGCATCGACGGCCGTGATCTCGAGACCGTCCGTCCGATCGTGTCCGAAGTCGGCATCCTGCCGCGCACCCATGGTTCGGCACTGTTCACCCGCGGCGAAACGCAGGCGATCGTCGTTGCCACGCTCGGCACCGGCGAAGACGAACAATATGTCGACAGCCTGACGGGCATGTACAAGGAGCGCTTCCTGCTCCATTACAACTTCCCGCCCTATTCCGTCGGTGAAACCGGCCGCATGGGCTCCCCGGGCCGCCGTGAAATCGGCCATGGCAAGCTCGCCTGGCGCGCCATCCGCCCGATGCTGCCGAGCCCGGAACAGTTCCCCTACACGCTGCGCGTCGTTTCGGAAATCACCGAGTCCAACGGCTCGTCCTCCATGGCCACCGTCTGCGGCACCTCGCTGGCGCTCATGGATGCGGGCGTTCCGCTCGCCAAGCCGGTTGCCGGCATCGCCATGGGCCTGATCCTCGAAGGCGAACGCTTTGCCGTTCTCTCCGACATTCTGGGTGACGAAGATCACCTCGGCGACATGGACTTCAAGGTCGCCGGCACCGCCGACGGCATCACCTCGCTGCAGATGGACATCAAGATCGCCGGCATCACCGAGGAGATCATGAAGGTTGCGCTGAGCCAGGCGCAGGGTGGTCGCAAGCACATCCTCGGCGAAATGGCCAATGCCATCACCGAAGGCCGCGCCCAGCTCGGCGAATTCGCGCCGCGCATCGAGGTCATGCAGATCCCGGTCGACAAGATCCGCGAAGTCATCGGCTCCGGCGGCAAGGTCATCCGCGAAATCGTCGAGAAGACCGGCGCCAAGGTCAACATCGAGGACGACGGCACGATCAAGATCGCTTCCTCCTCCGGCAAGGAGATCGAAGCGGCCCGCAAGTGGATCCACTCGATCGTCGCCGAGCCGGAAGTCGGCCAGATCTATGAGGGCACGGTCGTCAAGGCCGCAGATTTCGGCGCCTTCGTCAACTTCTTCGGCCCCCGCGACGGTCTGGTCCATATCTCGCAGCTCGCCCAGGAGCGCGTCTCCAAGACCACCGACGTGGTCAAGGAAGGCGACAAGGTCTGGGTCAAGCTGATGGGCTTCGACGAGCGCGGCAAGGTTCGCCTGTCCATGAAGGTCGTCGACCAGGCGACCGGCAAGGAAATCGCCCAGGACAAGAAGGCCGAAGGCGACGCTGCCGAGTAAGCCGAAAGAGTTCTTGAGGACGGAGGGCGCGGAGCGGATCGTTCCGCGCCCTTTTTTGATGGTTCGAACGTGTATGGGCTTGAGGCGGACCACCCGCGCGCCCACCCGAAAAGAGGCATGGAGCCCATGAGCCGAGACAGTGTGAAAACCCTGTTCCACCCCTTTGACAGCGGCGTGCTGGCCGCGCCAGGCGAAGGAGAGCGCGTGCTCTTTCTCGGCGCCGAGGCGGGATATCGCCTGCCGCAGGAGTTTGCGGCGACGCTCGCCTGTGTCCAGCCGGACCGGCCCGCCTATCGTGCCCTCGTCTCGGCCGGCGCCAGCGTGACGCCCTTTCCGGAAGGAGAGGACTACGCCGCCACCCTCATTCTCTGCGGCAAGCACCGCGGCGAGAACGAGAACCTGATTGCCGAAGCCCTGAAGCGCACGCGCATCGGCGGGTTGATCCTGGTTGCGGGCACCAAGGAAGACGGCATCCAGTCGCTGCGCAAGCGGTTCGCCGCGCTCGACTGGGGCGGCGACAGCATGCCGAAATATCACGGTGTCGTCTTCTGGTTCGCCCGGCCGGAAGATCCGAGCGCGGAGATCGCCCGCTTCGCCGCCAAGCCCGTGCGTGTCGAAGAACGCTTCGATGCCGCACCCGGCATGTTCTCGCATGACCGGATCGATCCCGGCTCCGAGCTGCTCGTCTCCCGCTTGCCGACCGACTTCACCGGCCATGCGGCAGATTTCGGCGCCGGCTACGGCTATCTCTCCGTCATGCTTGCCGAACGCGCGCCGGGGCTGAAGGGTATTGATCTGTTCGAGTCAGATTACAATTCGCTGGAGGCGGCCCGCGGCAATCTCAAGGCGCTTGCGCCGGATGTGGCCACCCGCTTCTACTGGCAGGACCTGACGGCGGAAGCCCCGCGCGACCATTACGACCTGATCGTGATGAACCCGCCCTTCCACGAAACCCAGGCCGCCGATCCGGCACTCGGCCAGGCTATGATCCGCATGGCCGCCAGGAGCCTCAAGCAGGGCGGGCGCCTGATGATGGTCGCCAATCGCGGCCTGCCCTATGAGCCGGTCATGAACGAGCTCTTCCGCGAGTGGGGCGAAACCTGCAGGAATGCGCGCTTCAAGGTGCTGTGGGGACGACGCTAGGAGCCTGACCATGAGCGAGCGCGATCCGCTCATCATCGCCGATGCCGGTCCGCTGATCCGGCTTGCAGCCGCCGGGTTGCTCGACGCCATTCGGCTGACCAACCGCCGCGTCGTCATGGTCGATCGGATCGAGGAGGAGGTCTGCGGAGATCTCGCCAAGCCGTTCGCTAAGGACATCGCGGACTGGCTTGGGCGGATGGCACCGGCCGTGGAGCGCGTCGAGACGCTGGAAGGACTTGCGATCTCAGCGCTGCGGGAGCGGCCGGACCAGGCCGACAGGCTCAAGAAGGCTCTTCGCAACAGCGGTGAGCGGGCTATCCGCGAATATGTGGAAGCGATCGAGCCGGAGGATGCTGGGGAAGCTCTGATCCTTTATGAGGATGGCGCCGTGCCAAATCTCATGGCAGCGGCCATGGTTCCCATGACGCTGGTGACAACGCGCGCCTTCGTGCGGGATTTGGCGGAACGCGGCGATAACCGCGATGCGCTCGACGCCCTGGAAGCCGTTCCCTACGCGCTCAAACCCGCGATCCGAACGATCATAGAGCCGAACAGCGCCGTTGGCGACTGAGCCTTGGCTCAGCCGTCATCCGCATTCCGCAGGGTTTCCAGCACCGGCATCGAGGTGATGTTGTAGCCGGAGTCCACATAATGGATTTCGCCGGTGACGCCGCTGGCAAGCGGCGAGAGCAGATAGAGCGCGGCGTTTCCGACGTCCTCGATGGTGACGGTGCGGCGCATCGGCGAGTTCTTCTGCTGCCAGGAGAGCATGGCGCGCGCATCCGAAATGCCGGCGCCGGCCAGCGTGCGGATCGGACCGGCCGAAATCGCGTTGACGCGCAGCCCGCGCGGGCCGTAATCGGCGGCGAGGTAGCGCACGGAAGCCTCGAGCGCGGCCTTTGCGACACCCATCACGTTGTAATTCGGCATGACGCGCATGGAACCATTATAGGTCAGCGTCAGCATGGCCCCGCCGGGGTTCATCATCTCTGCCGCCCGCTTGGCGATCTCGGTGAAGGAGAAGCAGGAGATGACCATCGTGCGGCTGAAGTTCTCGCGCGAGGTGTCGGCGTAAAGACCCTTCAGCTCGTTCTTGTCGGAGAAACCGATGGCATGAACGATGAAATCGAGCGTGCCCCAGCGCTCCTTCAGCGTT
This region includes:
- the pnp gene encoding polyribonucleotide nucleotidyltransferase, which translates into the protein MFDTHSVEIEWAGRPLKLETGKIARQADGAVLATYGETVVLATVVSAKSPKPGQDFFPLTVNYQEKTYAAGKIPGGYFKREGRPSENETLVSRLIDRPIRPLFPEGYKNDTQVVVTVVQHDLENNPDILSMVATSAALTLSGVPFMGPVGGARVGYINGEYVLNPHLDEMDESSLDLVVAGTQDAVLMVESEAKELNEDVMLGAVMFGHKGFQPVIDAIIKLAEVAAKEPREFEPEDHSALEAEMLQHFEAELRDAYKITQKADRYAAVDAVKAKVKAHFFPEGQEPRYTAEVIGATFKHLQAKIVRWNILDTKSRIDGRDLETVRPIVSEVGILPRTHGSALFTRGETQAIVVATLGTGEDEQYVDSLTGMYKERFLLHYNFPPYSVGETGRMGSPGRREIGHGKLAWRAIRPMLPSPEQFPYTLRVVSEITESNGSSSMATVCGTSLALMDAGVPLAKPVAGIAMGLILEGERFAVLSDILGDEDHLGDMDFKVAGTADGITSLQMDIKIAGITEEIMKVALSQAQGGRKHILGEMANAITEGRAQLGEFAPRIEVMQIPVDKIREVIGSGGKVIREIVEKTGAKVNIEDDGTIKIASSSGKEIEAARKWIHSIVAEPEVGQIYEGTVVKAADFGAFVNFFGPRDGLVHISQLAQERVSKTTDVVKEGDKVWVKLMGFDERGKVRLSMKVVDQATGKEIAQDKKAEGDAAE
- a CDS encoding class I SAM-dependent methyltransferase, with protein sequence MSRDSVKTLFHPFDSGVLAAPGEGERVLFLGAEAGYRLPQEFAATLACVQPDRPAYRALVSAGASVTPFPEGEDYAATLILCGKHRGENENLIAEALKRTRIGGLILVAGTKEDGIQSLRKRFAALDWGGDSMPKYHGVVFWFARPEDPSAEIARFAAKPVRVEERFDAAPGMFSHDRIDPGSELLVSRLPTDFTGHAADFGAGYGYLSVMLAERAPGLKGIDLFESDYNSLEAARGNLKALAPDVATRFYWQDLTAEAPRDHYDLIVMNPPFHETQAADPALGQAMIRMAARSLKQGGRLMMVANRGLPYEPVMNELFREWGETCRNARFKVLWGRR
- the fabI gene encoding enoyl-ACP reductase FabI, translated to MTGIMSGKRGLIMGVANSHSIAWGISQALAREGADLAFTYQGEALGKRVKPLAAEVNSDILLPCDVEDLASVDSVIETLKERWGTLDFIVHAIGFSDKNELKGLYADTSRENFSRTMVISCFSFTEIAKRAAEMMNPGGAMLTLTYNGSMRVMPNYNVMGVAKAALEASVRYLAADYGPRGLRVNAISAGPIRTLAGAGISDARAMLSWQQKNSPMRRTVTIEDVGNAALYLLSPLASGVTGEIHYVDSGYNITSMPVLETLRNADDG